In a genomic window of Plutella xylostella chromosome 16, ilPluXylo3.1, whole genome shotgun sequence:
- the LOC105390067 gene encoding SH3 domain-containing protein Dlish has product MAFLCPVRIRRGKKKKSSSGDSDKDLSRPDSGLSPGMGRITGSASIETLVRVGIEKEHGLSPDSKMVVLHDFAPCVDDELEVKRGQIVNVLYRENDWVYVILADSRREGFIPHSFCAPCEHHDLKKKLPRSRSPTDLAHRDVSQLSVSDGATNDGHSELGSEGEACPFSKDPSGRYVVLYTFTARDENDVDVERGEFVTVLNREDPDWYWIVRSDGQEGFIPSGFVYPAVVQPSTQDSQQPGGLLPPLPPPLAPPAGALPSDGRYHGTELVMLYDYKAQAPDDLSVKRGEWVYADLTQQTVEGWLWAHAPKSRRSGFIPTAYARAPHTTEL; this is encoded by the exons ATGGCATTCCTTTGCCCTGTCAGAATCAGAAGGGGCAAGAAGAAGAAAT CAAGCAGTGGTGATTCAGACAAAGATCTCTCCAGACCGGATTCAGGGTTAAGTCCGGGTATGGGCCGTATCACTGGCTCAGCTAGTATAGAAACTTTAGTTCGAGTTGGTATAGAGAAAGAGCATGGATTGAGTCCAGACTCCAAGATGGTAGTTCTACATGACTTTGCTCCGTGTGTGGATGATGAATTGGAG GTGAAAAGAGGCCAAATAGTGAATGTATTGTATAGAGAGAATGACTGGGTGTATGTGATACTCGCAGACTCCCGGAGAGAGGGGTTCATTCCTCACTCATTTTGTGCTCCGTGCGAGCATCATGACTTGAAGAAAAAACTACCAAGAAGTAGATCTCCCACTGACCTAGCTCATAGAGATGTTTCTCA GCTATCAGTCTCAGACGGCGCGACCAACGACGGTCATtcggagctgggcagcgaggGCGAGGCGTGTCCCTTCAGCAAGGACCCGTCGGGCCGCTACGTCGTGCTCTACACCTTCACCGCGCGCGACGAGAACGACGTGGACGTGGAGCGCGGCGAGTTTGTCACTG TGCTGAACCGAGAAGACCCGGACTGGTACTGGATCGTGCGCAGCGACGGCCAGGAGGGGTTCATCCCGTCCGGCTTCGTCTACCCCGCCGTCGTGCaac CATCAACGCAAGACAGCCAGCAGCCGGGCGGGCTGCtcccgccgctgccgccgccgctggcCCCGCCCGCCGGCGCGCTGCCCAGCGACGGACGCTACCACGGCACGGAGCTAGTCATGCTCTATGATTATAAG GCGCAAGCGCCCGACGACCTGTCGGTGAAGCGCGGCGAGTGGGTGTACGCGGACCTCACGCAGCAGACGGTGGAGGGCTGGCTGTGGGCTCACGCTCCCAAGTCGCGCCGCTCCGGGTTCATACCCACGGCGTatgcgcgcgcgccgcacaCCACTGAGCTGTGA
- the LOC105390088 gene encoding PHD finger protein 12 — MSSVGYDLDTSGGLMPLIRALIKPPDEDANGQKSKKPQHPYYKRPGKGHNHDSCDACGEGGDLICCDRCPASFHLGCYDPPLDENDIPAGQWLCKHCHGMDAERQASSRGSRAPSPSDRSDTSEKRTRSLRNSSAKKKAKEEVEEEKPQEKAKPEEQRELTPMEVLVKAARIMNPKQFELPREMRIPCPFPGTDKEPPKNGNGSGVVTVDGGGCVPLPARACFVCGATCHRAPLLQCDYCPLLFHQDCLDPPMTALPTGRWMCPNHVEQYIDWKLVNSISATERVALWERFSGPLDQHEVKLAFLRRARAKRPPFRVKVPVSAPGRVVVPGMVRAHYRRPPPLPPTRREYVRCNNVMKQLQAAGAYDSSDEEEKRVICLNLQCPQYQSEGGRCPHDKGGDGGRKSGDRGKLKGVSECEGERDLLAIERGADDQPDDEHPHDDEEHPRADDEESSDTDLDELLSPVKRRRRDSGDKGQRRRDQSFDKLALNPDIDTDELVGAAARQLARLDRRLVLLLACQRLQQVATGELLSGPWQRARLSGAAERAVRASVSRARLAKHGFRHVALPSQLLSRQDHERIASCVWGSPPAAPRSPPPPPAHDLSDAAVRAALCPIESPAKSGLGDALGQPVAMRRSKLTLGTAACDLSPRLYRPCRYVSPRHATIFYDEVTGHFELINYSEWGTLVNGVMYACDLREWDAPPAPPLPLKHANKQITITGDVTAPSAPPCRCAAPPPPAPAWEGSALLTHGALIQLGCVQFVFCVTDSPAFPGKGWPDEPSL, encoded by the exons ATGTCTAGCGTTGGATATGACCTCGACACTTCGGGCGGGTTGATGCCG CTGATTCGGGCGTTGATCAAGCCTCCTGATGAGGATGCAAATGGGCAGAAGAGTAAGAAGCCACAGCACCCGTACTACAAGAGGCCAGGGAAGGGGCACAACCATGACTCCTGCGATGCGTGTGGCGAGGGCGGTGACCTGATCTGCTGCGACCGCTGCCCGGCCAGCttccatttaggctgcta TGACCCTCCATTGGATGAGAATGACATCCCAGCTGGGCAGTGGCTGTGCAAACACTGCCACGGTATGGATGCGGAGCGGCAGGCCAGCTCGCGCGGCAGCCGGGCACCCTCGCCCTCCGACCGCTCCGACACCTCGGAGAAGAGGACCAG GTCCCTCAGAAACAGCAGCGCAAAGAAGAAGGCCAAGGAAGAGGTGGAAGAGGAGAAACCTCAGGAGAAGGCCAAGCCGGAGGAGCAGAGGGAACTGACTCCGATGGAGGTGCTGGTGAAGGCGGCTCGCATCATGAACCCGAAGCAGTTTGAGCTGCCGAGGGAGATGCGGATACCCTGCCCCTTCCCTGGCACTGATAAAG AGCCACCCAAGAACGGCAACGGCAGCGGCGTGGTCACCGTggacggcggcggctgcgTGCCTCTCCCCGCGCGCGCGTGCTTCGTGTGCGGCGCCACGTGCCACCGCGCGCCGCTGCTgcagtgcgactattgtccgCTGCTGTTTCATCAG GACTGCCTGGACCCGCCCATGACGGCGCTGCCCACGGGTCGCTGGATGTGCCCCAACCACGTCGAGCAGTACATC GACTGGAAGCTAGTGAACTCGATCTCGGCCACGGAGCGGGTGGCGCTGTGGGAGCGGTTCTCGGGCCCGCTGGACCAGCACGAGGTCAAGCTGGCCTTCctgcgccgcgcgcgcgccaaACGCCCGCCCTTCCG TGTGAAGGTGCCGGTGAGCGCGCCGGGCCGCGTGGTGGTCCCGGGCATGGTGCGCGCGCACtaccgccgcccgccgccgctgccgccgacCCGGAGAGAATACGTGCGCTGCAACAACG TCATGAAGCAGCTGCAAGCCGCGGGTGCCTACGACTCGTCAGACGAAGAGGAGAAGCGCGTGATCTGCCTCAACCTACAGTGTCCGCAGTACCAGAGCGAGGGGGGACGCTGTCCGCACGATAAGGGAGGGGATGGGGGGAGGAAGAGTGGGGATAGGGGCAAGTTGAAG GGCGTCTCCGAGTGTGAAGGCGAGCGCGACCTGCTAGCCATCGAGCGCGGCGCCGATGACCAGCCTGACGACGAGCATCCACATGATGATGAGGAGCACCCTCGTGCTGATGATGAGGAGAGCTCTGACACGGACCTGGACGAGCTGCTGTCGCCGGTGAAGCGGCGGCGCCGGGACAGTGGGGATAAGGGGCAGAGACGACGG GACCAGTCCTTCGACAAACTAGCCCTCAACCCGGACATCGACACAGACGAGTTAgtgggcgcggcggcgcggcagcTGGCGCGCCTCGACCGCCGCCTCGTGCTGCTGCTGGCCTGCCAGCGACTGCAACAG GTGGCGACAGGCGAGCTGCTCTCCGGGCCGTGGCAGCGGGCGCGCCTGTCCGGCGCGGCGGAGCGGGCCGTGCGCGCCAGCGTCAGCCGCGCGCGCCTCGCGAAGCACGGCTTCCGCCATGTGGCGCTGCCCAGCCAGCTGCTGTCTAGACAG GACCACGAGCGCATAGCATCATGCGTGTGGGGCTccccccccgccgccccgcgctcgccgccgccgccgcccgcgcacGACCTGAGTGATGCCGCTGTGCGCGCCGCCTTGTGCCCCATCGAGTCGCCCGCCAA GTCAGGTCTGGGCGACGCGCTCGGGCAGCCAGTGGCGATGCGGCGCAGCAAGCTCACACTAGGCACAGCGGCGTGCGACCTGTCGCCGCGGCTCTACCGCCCGTGCCGCTACGTGTCGCCGCGCCACGCCACCATCTTCTACGACGAG GTGACGGGCCACTTCGAGCTGATCAACTACTCGGAGTGGGGCACCCTCGTGAACGGCGTGATGTACGCGTGCGACCTGCGAGAGTGGGACgccccgccggcgccgccgctgccgctcaAACACGCCAACAAACAAATCAC TATAACCGGCGACGTGACCGCCCCCTCCGCCCCGCCCTGCcgctgcgccgcgccgcccccgcccgcgcccgcgtgGGAGGGCTCCGCGCTGCTCACTCACGGCGCGCTTATACAGCTGGGCTGCGTGCAGTTTGTGTTCTGTGTGACCGATAGTCCTGCCTTCCCGGGGAAGGGGTGGCCGGATGAGCCCAGCTTGTGA
- the LOC105390065 gene encoding histone deacetylase 3 has product MTQQRVAYFYNADVGNFHYGPGHPMKPHRLSVTHSLVLNYGLHKKMQIYKPYHASAHDMCRFHSEDYIEFLQNVTPQNIQSYSKDLLHYNVGDDCPVFEGLFDFCSMYTGASLEGAMKLNNNACDIAINWSGGLHHAKKFEPSGFCYVNDIVIAILELLKYNPRVLYIDIDVHHGDGVQEAFYLTDRVMTVSFHKYGNYFFPGTGDMYEIGAESGRYYSVNVPLKEGIDDQSYVQVFKPVIQSVMEFYRPTAIVLQCGADSLAGDRLGCFSLSTRGHGECVKFVKNLNVPTLVVGGGGYTLRNVARCWTYETSLLLDEAVSNELPYTEYLELFAPDFTLHPDISRPDNTSNANSKQYLEAISKHVYDNLKMCQHSPAVQMTHVPGDFFPEEYRIKEEPDPDVRMTQEDQDKMVEPKNEFFDDEKDNDKEPVTKVEEP; this is encoded by the exons ATGACTCAACAGAGGGTTGCATATTTCTACAACGCCGATGTGGGCAACTTCCACTATGGGCCCGGGCACCCCATGAAGCCGCACCGGCTGTCGGTCACGCACAGCCTGGTGCTGAACTACGGCTTGCACAAGAAGATGCAGATCTACAAGCCTTACCACGCCAGTGCTCATGATATGTGTCGCTTCCACAGTGAAGATTACATAGAGTTCTTACAGAATGTCACCCCTCAGAACATTCAAA gTTACTCGAAAGATTTGTTGCACTACAACGTAGGTGACGACTGCCCGGTGTTCGAGGGTCTGTTCGACTTCTGCTCCATGTACACGGGCGCGTCGCTGGAGGGCGCCATGAAGCTCAACAACAACGCCTGCGACATCGCCATCAACTGGTCTGGTGGACTGCATCATGCTAAGAAATTTGAGCCTTCAG GTTTCTGCTACGTGAATGACATTGTCATAGCAATACTGGAGCTGCTGAAGTACAACCCTCGGGTTCTGTACATTGACATAGACGTGCACCACGGAGATGGGGTGCAGGAGGCATTCTACCTCACTGACCGCGTCATGACCGTCAGTTTCCACAAGTATGGAAACTACTTCTTCCCGGGAACCGGAGACATGTACGAGATTGGAGCTGAAAGTGGACGGTATTACTCCGTCAATGTGCCCCTGAAGGAGGGTATTGATGATCAGAGCTATGTTCAG GTGTTCAAACCAGTGATCCAGAGCGTGATGGAGTTCTACCGTCCCACAGCCATAGTGCTGCAGTGCGGCGCGGACTCGCTGGCGGGCGACCGGCTCGGCTGCTTCTCTCTCTCGACGAGAGGCCACGGAGAGTGCGTCAAGTTTGTTAAGAACTTGAACGTGCCGACGCTTGTTGTAGGCGGGGGCGG CTACACGCTCCGCAACGTGGCGCGCTGCTGGACGTACGAGACGTCGCTGCTGCTGGACGAGGCGGTCAGCAACGAGCTGCCCTACACCGAGTACCTCGAGCTGTTCGCGCCGGACTTCACACTGCATCCGGATATCAGCCG GCCCGACAACACGTCCAACGCGAACAGCAAGCAGTACCTGGAGGCGATCAGCAAGCACGTGTACGACAACCTCAAGATGTGCCAGCACTCGCCCGCCGTGCAGATGACTCATGTTCCCG GCGACTTCTTCCCAGAAGAGTACCGGATCAAAGAGGAACCGGACCCAGATGTGCGCATGACTCAGGAGGACCAAGACAAAATGGTGGAACCCAAGAACGAGTTCTTTGACGACGAAAAAGACAATGACAAGGAGCCAGTGACCAAAGTGGAGGAGCCATAG
- the LOC105390064 gene encoding 28S ribosomal protein S15, mitochondrial: protein MLRRLTSTLIQTRTLKHKAKINWVRPDYVPAYHPQRSGDLESLPPISEDSLGLDYSLSKEIEDAPESVKKIFSVAHLGRKEYNVLVKNELVERVRRHQYDERTAETRIAKLTATIRSFQDTMEKYPRNIKSKVIVQELIDKRKKLLKFLRQYDYKKFEWLLEKLNIEYKAHPESYHKLTRKESLRKLTELHCEDICNRKLANYQNLLESQQGPFLKDKLEALKFIRSEQMELQVPVTVTEQDIKKVEKQLEEWTIKDEIKQQGKKKKKNIAIGLE from the exons atgctACGGCGATTAACGTCTACATTGATACAGACCCGTACTTTAAAACACAAGGCTAAAATAAACTGGGTCCGACCTGACTATGTCCCAGCGTACCATCCTCAACGTTCTGGGGATTTGGAGAGCCTTCCACCTATTTCAGAAGACTCCTTAGGGTTGGATTACTCATTGAGCAAGGAAATCGAGGA TGCGCCTGAATCAGTGAAGAAAATCTTTTCGGTGGCGCATCTAGGCCGGAAAGAATACAATGTATTGGTAAAGAATGAGCTGGTAGAGAGGGTTAGGCGACACCAGTATGATGAACGTACCGCTGAGACTAGAA TTGCCAAACTTACAGCTACAATCCGTAGCTTTCAAGATACAATGGAAAAGTATCCCAGGAATATCAAGTCTAAA GTGATAGTGCAAGAGTTGATAGACAAAAGGAAGAAGCTGCTAAAGTTCTTACGGCAGTATGACTACAAGAAGTTTGAATGGCTTCTTGAGAAGCTCAATATTGAATACAAGGCTCATCCAGA ATCCTACCACAAGTTGACACGCAAAGAGTCACTTCGCAAGCTGACTGAGTTGCACTGTGAAGACATCTGCAACAGGAAGCTAGCTAACTACCAGAACCTATTAGAGAGCCAACAAGGACCATTTTTGAAGGACAAACTTGAGGCTTTGAAGTTTATTCGAAGCGAGCAAATGGAACTGCAGGTACCGGTCACGGTGACCGAGCAAGATATCAAGAAAGTTGAAAAACAACTTGAGGAATGGACCATCAAGGATGAAATCAAACAGCAGggcaaaaagaaaaagaagaataTAGCTATTGGTCTTGAGTAA